TGGGCCTTCACCACGTGGGCGCTGTCGTCGTCCGTGGGCACGTCCACATCGACGCTCCCGTTGTCGCTCTTGGCGGTCACCGCGTAGCTGGTGCCGGACTTCGGCAGGTCGATCGTGACGGACCCGTTGTCGCTGAAGGTGTCCACCTTGTCGGGTACGGAGGTGAGCCTCAGCCGCACGGCTCCGTTGTCGGACCGGGCGTGCACCGACTTGGACGAGACGCCCTCGGTCGTCACCTTGCCGTTGTCGCTGAACAGATCGAGCGTGCCGCTGGAGTTGCGTACGTCGACGGAGCCGTTGTCGGAGCGGAGGTTCAAGGCGGTGTCGAAGCCGTCGGCGCTCACCCTGCCGTTGTCGTTCACCACCTTCACCGCAGTCCCGCGCGGGACCTTCACACGGTGCCGCGACTCGCAGTTGTTCACCAGGGCCTTGCACTTCACCTCGAGGGTGAGGGTGTCGTCCTCCAGCTTCCAGACGGGATCGGGCCCCGACCCGAGCAGGACCCAGCCGTCGACCTGACGCGTCACCTCGACGTCCTCCACATCGGCCGGCACCAGATCGATCGAGGAGTTCGCCGACGAGATGGTCAGCGTCTTCCCACTGAAGGCGAACGACCGCTTCTCGGTCGGCGCCTCGTCGGCATCGGCGCTCCCGCACCCACTGACGGCGACCACGGCGAGCACGGCGCCTCCGGCGGCGACAAGAGTGCGAGCGCGACGGCTGCGGCGGGTGTGCTGCGTGCGGCGTGTGTCCACGGTGATCGGTCCCCCAGGCTGGTCCTGCTGATGTGCCCTCAGCGTACGAATCCCGGCACCCCCGAACGATCCGGTCGGCCACCGTCTCCGTGGTGGGGGTATCCCCCCGTCACCACCCCGCCCGCGCCGAACCGGCCGCCCGGCCTGCGAAGGGCGTTTGTGAGCGCGGGGCGTAC
This window of the Streptomyces niveus genome carries:
- a CDS encoding DUF4097 family beta strand repeat-containing protein yields the protein MDTRRTQHTRRSRRARTLVAAGGAVLAVVAVSGCGSADADEAPTEKRSFAFSGKTLTISSANSSIDLVPADVEDVEVTRQVDGWVLLGSGPDPVWKLEDDTLTLEVKCKALVNNCESRHRVKVPRGTAVKVVNDNGRVSADGFDTALNLRSDNGSVDVRNSSGTLDLFSDNGKVTTEGVSSKSVHARSDNGAVRLRLTSVPDKVDTFSDNGSVTIDLPKSGTSYAVTAKSDNGSVDVDVPTDDDSAHVVKAHSDNGKVTVRSAN